The Syntrophus gentianae nucleotide sequence GTCTCTTTTCATAAGAATTCTCCTTTAATGATAATCGACAATTTCGACATCGTAGGCGTTTCCGTCCTTCCATACGAAACAGATTCGCCATTGATCATTGATGCGGATGCTCCATTGGCCCGACCTGTCTCCAGAAAGTTGTTCAAGAAAATTAGCAGGAGGAACACGAAGAAACTCCAGCGTTTCGGCCGCATGTATTTGTGTCAGTTTTCGAAGAGCAACCCGTTGGATATCACTGGAAAGCTTCCTGGAAAAGAGTCCAGAAAAAATCTTTTCCGATTCCCTGCATCTGAATGTCTTAATCATAGATTTATGCTATCGCATTTCGTTAGTATTGGCAAGCAACATCAAGAAAAGGACAAGAATGTTCCTGCAACGAATAAAGACATTGGCGTAAATGAGGGGAAGAAAAATGGGAACTGATCGCAGATTGACAGCGGTGAATTGGGAGAGTCGATCCTGGCCGTGGTAGACTGGCTGAAACACCATAGCTGGAAAGTCTCGAAGTCGAAGCTTTCGCGCTTTGCTGTACATCTCCTGAATCGCCTCGATAATTAATCCCCCTCTATTTCTGCTTCCCCATGATCCCGGCGACGATGCCGCCCAGGGCGGTGAAGAGGCCCTGGATCGCCTCGGGCTCCGGGACGGGGATCTTCAAATAGGCCTTGCCCGTTGCTTCGTCTCGAGCCAGCAGCGGCGCCAGATGCGCCTCTATGACCTCGCGGGGCGAGGCATCCTTTTGCGCCAGGGCCTGGCCGAGGCCGGTCAGAAATTCCGCCCCCCTGACAAGCAGCGATCCGAGATCATCGGCCTCCCCGACCTTGCCGCCCCATGGGCTGGACGCGGCGGTATTTCCTTGCGGCGACAGCGCCGCCGCAACGGTCAACTCCAGGGCCTCGGCGGTTTCCCTTTCCTCCGTCCGGATCTCGTCCGCCTGGGTTTCCCGCACCTCCTGCAATTCGGCCAAGGGATCAGCGGCGGCAAGATGATCGGTGGCGGCCTCGACGGACTCCATGATCTTCTGGAGCTGGCTTTCCCCGACCATGACCACATCCTGGCCGTTCTCGTCCAAGGCGCCGGTGAAGAGGGATTTCTTGAAACGCAGGAGGCCCAATATCCTCTCCTCAATGGAATCCTTCGTGACAAAATTGATTACCCGCACCGGCCGCTTCTGGCCGAGACGGTGGACCCGGCCGATCCGCTGTTCGAGGATGGCGGGATTCCAGGGGATATCCATGTTGATGACAGTGGAGCCGCTCTGGAGGTTGAGACCGACGCCACCCGCATCGGTGGAGAGGAAGACCTTGCAGTCGGGGTCCTCCCGAAACCGGTTCATGAGGTCCTTCCGATCCTTCGATGGGACCTTGCCGTTCAGTTGGACATAGGCAATTTCCCGGCTCTTCAGGACCTCCTCCACCAGTTCCGCCATGCGCAGCCACTGGGAGAAGATCACGACCTTCTCGCCCCCCTCGACGATCAGTTCCTGGAGGAGCATTTCCAGTTCCTCGATCTTGGGACCGTGAACGGTCCGCTTGTCCACGAGGTATGTGTTGTCCGCCGCCATGCGCATCATGTTGAAGGCGATCTGGAGCCGCCGCTGGTCGGCCTCGGAGAGAAACCGGTAGCGCCGCCACTTGGCGACGATTCGGGTAACGATTTCACCATATTCATCGTGGATCTGCCACTGCGGCTGCGTCATGGGAACGAAGAAGTTCTTATCGATGCGTTGGGGGAGCTGTTTCAGGACCTCGTCCTTCTTACGGCGGATCATGATCCCGGACATGGATTTGCGGACTGCCTCCAGATTTTTATAGCCGATCACCTTGCCCCCGTCGTCCAGGACCCGGTGCTCATGGACGAAGCGGTATAGGGGCCCGAGGCGCTGGCGGTCAACGACCTCCATGAGGGAGTGCAATTCCTCGATGCGGTTCTCGATGGGCGTCCCCGTGAGGACGATGACAAAGGGGGATTCCAACTCCTTGACGTACTTTGCCGTCCGCGTCTGCCAGTTCTTGATCCGCTGGGCCTCGTCGAGGATGATGAGGTCGGGAGCCCACGCCTTGATCTGTGCCGTGTCCCGCCAAACGAGCTCGTAGTTGATCAGTTTGTAGAACGTGCCTTCCCCGTATAGACTGCTGCGCCGCTGGTTCAGGCCCTCGATGACCGTGGCCTGTCGGTCCGTGAACCGCTCGATCTCCCCCTTCCACTGGTATTTCAGGGAGGTGGGCGAAACGATCAGGACCTTTTCGATATGGAACAGGAAGGCCATCAATTCCGCCGCGGCCATCGCCTGGATCGTCTTCCCGAGGCCCATGTCGTCGCCGATAAGGGAACGGCCCGCCCGGGCGGCAAAGAGGGCCCCTTCCCGCTGGTAGGGGTAGAGATCCGTCTTGAGGAGGTCCCTGAACAGGGGGCTGTCGATGCCCTCCGGCAGTTGCCGCTGAATGATCCGCCTGCGGTAATCCGCGTCCTGGTGCTCGGCAATGAAGGCGATGACGTCGTCGTAACAGCGCACCTCATGGGCGCCACAGGCGGGGAGGGCGTTGAGAAACTGGTGGAAATCGAGGATTCGCGAAGGCTTCAGCAGACTGCTCCCATCGAAGAATTCCTTCACAAGGGACCGCAACGCCGTCGGGGCATCCTTTCCTTCCCGGAAACGGACTTCCCGCTGCAGGCCGTATCGGAGATAGACCTCCGAGTACGATGGGACGAATCCCGCCTTGAAGGCCTTCTTCGATCCCCGCATTGTCTTCAATTTGGCGAGGGTATAGGCGATGTGCTTGCACGTGCCGAGGTTGTTGATCCTATAGTCCGGACAGGAGCAGTAGTTGTCGCCAGGGGCCTCCCCCCGGATGGCGATCCGGTAGGTCCGGTCCGTTTCCGGGTTCGTCAAGGCGAACTCGGAAAAGAACCGGTCGTTTCCCCGGTTTTCCAGATGGAACTTCTGTTGTTCGCCGAATTGCTGTCGGAGCTGGCGCTGCCACTGTTCGACATCGAGGTGTTCCGGTTTGTGGGTACGCGATACTCTGCTTTCGGTTGATTTGGAGATCTTCTGGGTGACGCCGCTTTTGGGCCGCCTCCCCTTCGGTTTTGTTGCGCTTTCCATGGTGATGACCCTTCCTCGGAGATACGGTGACGAATCGCTGACTGATGGTGTCTTTCACTGATTTTTAAAATTCTGACTCTCCGGACTTCTTTGTATCAGGGAACCTCTGGTCATTCGGAGTGGGCAGGGGCGGGAAAAGGGGCCTTTCCATTCTGTTCCCATTTCTTGATGATGATCAGGACGGCGGCCAGGGCCGCCTGGGTCATCCCGGTTATGCGCCGGGCCTGTCCCAGCGTTTCCGGCGCGACCCGGGACAACTTTGTCTTCAATTCGTTGGACAACCCCGGGATGGCCGAATAGTCGAACCCCGGAGGGATCCTCCGGTTCTCCAAAGCCTTCATCCGGGCAACGGCTTCCCGCTGACGGGATATGTATCCTTCGTATTTCGCTTCGATTTCGATCTGTTTCCGGACATTCCGGTCGGAGCAGGCGGCCAGGTCCTCGGGGAAATCGGGCAGGTCAGAAAAAAGGGCCAGATCATCCCAGGAGAAATCTGTCCGTTTGAGAAGCTGAAAAAGGGAAAGGGGATTTTTGATCGCCGGGCTTCCTTTTTGCTCCAGCTTCGAATTCACGTTGACGCCGGGATAAATCCGCAGCGAGGAAAGCCGTTTGATTCCTTCCGAAATCTGCTGGATTCGACCAGAAATCTGTTCCTGAAGTTCCGGGGAGATCAATCCCAGCTCGAATCCTCGGGGGGTCAGCCGAAGGGCAGCATTGTCCTCCCGGAGGATCAACCGATACTCCGCCCGGGAGGTAAACATCCGGTAAGGTTCATCCACCCCCTGGGTTACGAGATCATCGACCATGACGCCCATATAGGCCTCCGAACGGTCCAGGACGAAGGGCGGACGACCCTGCACCGCCAGCGCGGCGTTGATGCCCGCCCACATCCCCTGAGCCGCCGCTTCCTCATATCCCGAAGTGCCGTTGATCTGACCGGCCAGGTAGAGCCCCCGGAGAATTTTTGTTTCCAGGGTATGCTGCAGTTGGGTCGGCTGAACAAAATCGTATTCGATGGCATAGGCCGCCCGCAGGATTTCCGCCTCTTCCAGCCCCGGCACACTGTGGACGATCTTCTCCTGAAGCTCCAGGGGAAGGCTGTTCCCCAGGCCCTTTGCGTAAACTTCCTCCGTGTCCAGTCCTTCCAGTTCCATCACCACCGGGTGGCGCTGCCGGTCGGCGAACCGCATCACCTTGTCCTCCAGGGAGGGACAGTAACGGGCGCCGATCCCCTTGATGATTCCGCCATAAAGGGGGGAGAGGCGGATGTTGTCCCGGATCAGGCAGTGAGTTTCCGGGGTGGTATAGCCGAAATAGGAGGGGAGGCGTTCCTCCCGCAGATGGTGCGTCGAGAGGGAAAAGGGTTCGAAGGCGGGATCGCTGTCCTGCCGCTCCAGGCGGGAGAAGTCGATCGTCGAAGCCTTCAGCCGCGGCGGTGTGCCGGTCTTCATTCGCCCCATTTCAAAGCCCAGCTCGGAAAGATTCCGGGCAAGGGGAAGAGAAGCCATTTCTCCGGCCCTGCCCGCCGGATAATGCGCCATCCCGATGTGGATCAATCCATTGAGAAAGGTCCCCGTGGTGATGACCACCGCCTTCGCCCCGTAGGAAACCCCAGTCTGATCTTCCACACCGACGACCCTTCCGTCTTCGACAAGAAGACGATCAACAAGGGCTTGAAAAAGATGGAGTTTCGGCTGCCGCTCCACCACGGATTTCATGGTCAACCGGTAAAGCTGCTTGTCACACTGAACCCGTGACGATTGAACGGCCGGCCCCTTGGAGGCATTGAGGAT carries:
- a CDS encoding type II toxin-antitoxin system RelE/ParE family toxin, encoding MIKTFRCRESEKIFSGLFSRKLSSDIQRVALRKLTQIHAAETLEFLRVPPANFLEQLSGDRSGQWSIRINDQWRICFVWKDGNAYDVEIVDYH
- the mnmG gene encoding tRNA uridine-5-carboxymethylaminomethyl(34) synthesis enzyme MnmG gives rise to the protein MKQYDVIVVGGGHAGCEAALAASRMGCETLLFNINLDSIALMSCNPAIGGLAKGQLVKEIDALGGEMGKVADRTAVHFRILNASKGPAVQSSRVQCDKQLYRLTMKSVVERQPKLHLFQALVDRLLVEDGRVVGVEDQTGVSYGAKAVVITTGTFLNGLIHIGMAHYPAGRAGEMASLPLARNLSELGFEMGRMKTGTPPRLKASTIDFSRLERQDSDPAFEPFSLSTHHLREERLPSYFGYTTPETHCLIRDNIRLSPLYGGIIKGIGARYCPSLEDKVMRFADRQRHPVVMELEGLDTEEVYAKGLGNSLPLELQEKIVHSVPGLEEAEILRAAYAIEYDFVQPTQLQHTLETKILRGLYLAGQINGTSGYEEAAAQGMWAGINAALAVQGRPPFVLDRSEAYMGVMVDDLVTQGVDEPYRMFTSRAEYRLILREDNAALRLTPRGFELGLISPELQEQISGRIQQISEGIKRLSSLRIYPGVNVNSKLEQKGSPAIKNPLSLFQLLKRTDFSWDDLALFSDLPDFPEDLAACSDRNVRKQIEIEAKYEGYISRQREAVARMKALENRRIPPGFDYSAIPGLSNELKTKLSRVAPETLGQARRITGMTQAALAAVLIIIKKWEQNGKAPFPAPAHSE
- a CDS encoding DEAD/DEAH box helicase; the encoded protein is MESATKPKGRRPKSGVTQKISKSTESRVSRTHKPEHLDVEQWQRQLRQQFGEQQKFHLENRGNDRFFSEFALTNPETDRTYRIAIRGEAPGDNYCSCPDYRINNLGTCKHIAYTLAKLKTMRGSKKAFKAGFVPSYSEVYLRYGLQREVRFREGKDAPTALRSLVKEFFDGSSLLKPSRILDFHQFLNALPACGAHEVRCYDDVIAFIAEHQDADYRRRIIQRQLPEGIDSPLFRDLLKTDLYPYQREGALFAARAGRSLIGDDMGLGKTIQAMAAAELMAFLFHIEKVLIVSPTSLKYQWKGEIERFTDRQATVIEGLNQRRSSLYGEGTFYKLINYELVWRDTAQIKAWAPDLIILDEAQRIKNWQTRTAKYVKELESPFVIVLTGTPIENRIEELHSLMEVVDRQRLGPLYRFVHEHRVLDDGGKVIGYKNLEAVRKSMSGIMIRRKKDEVLKQLPQRIDKNFFVPMTQPQWQIHDEYGEIVTRIVAKWRRYRFLSEADQRRLQIAFNMMRMAADNTYLVDKRTVHGPKIEELEMLLQELIVEGGEKVVIFSQWLRMAELVEEVLKSREIAYVQLNGKVPSKDRKDLMNRFREDPDCKVFLSTDAGGVGLNLQSGSTVINMDIPWNPAILEQRIGRVHRLGQKRPVRVINFVTKDSIEERILGLLRFKKSLFTGALDENGQDVVMVGESQLQKIMESVEAATDHLAAADPLAELQEVRETQADEIRTEERETAEALELTVAAALSPQGNTAASSPWGGKVGEADDLGSLLVRGAEFLTGLGQALAQKDASPREVIEAHLAPLLARDEATGKAYLKIPVPEPEAIQGLFTALGGIVAGIMGKQK